The sequence GCCTCGCGGAAGCCCTTGCTGTAGTCGGTGAGGATGAGGCGCACCGGAACTTCCGATGCGGGCTGGCCGGACTCGCCCATCACCACGCGCGCCTCCACCAGCGAGCCCGTGGTGCGCGTGACGATGACCCACGGCGACACCGTCAGGAACACGGCCTGCACGCGGTTGTTCGAGGAGCCGAAGTCCTCGCGCGCGGAGGCGGCGATGATGTACGTGCCCGGCTGCTCCAGCGGCGGCGTGACGAAGGTGCGGTGCTCGCGGAAGTCCGTCGTCGCCGGCAGCTTCTCGCTCCACGCGGCCAGCGGCTTCTGCTTGCTGAAGACGCTCAGCAGCGCGTTGCCGTAGGGCATGATGTTGTAGTCATCCACCTTCGCCAGCCGCGACTCCAGGTCGAAGGGATAGACGCGGAAGTACACCACCGGCACGTTGCGGTGGGTGAGCTCCACGGAGCGCCGGCGCGGCCCGTCCGACTGCATGGACTCGAGGCGGAAGTCCGGCGCCTCCAGCCCGCTCACCACTGTGCCGCAGCGCGCCGCGCCCTCCGACTTCGGGTACGCCTCCATGCAGGCCTTCGCCAGCGCATGCGCCTTCACCGGGTGGCCCGCCGAGTTCTCCAGCTCCGCGAGCTGCCCCTGCCCCATGGTCCACCACGGCACGTCGCGGAAGGGCGAGAGGTACGTGGCGAGGCTCTGCCGGATGCGCGTCTGGTCATCCTTGTCGGAGAAGTGCGAGGCGAGCACCTCGTAGCGCTTGAGCCGAGCCTCCAGCGCCGCCTCTCGCCGGCCCGCCGCGCGGTGCCATGACTCCAAATCCCCCAGCACCGCCGCCACCTTCACCAGCGGGTGGATGTTCGGGTCCGTCAAATCGACGGTGGGCGTGCCCTCCATCAGCGCGCGCAAGTCGAGCCGGTAGACTTCGTTGGCGTGCTCCGGCCGCCAGTTGGAGCTGTCCGCGAACACCGCCACGCGCAGGTACGAGACAGCGTCGCGCAGCGTGGAGCGGATGCGCTCGGGATACGTGTTGGGACGGATGTACTCGGCCAGCACCTTCACCGGCTCGGTGCCGAGCTGCGCGCGCTGCTTCCACACTTCCTCGTATGCACGCTGCGCCTCGGTGAGAATCTGCTCGTACGTCCACGACTTGAGGTCCACCGGGCCGGTGGAGGCCACCGCCTCGCGCTGGCGAATCTCCCAGCGATACGCCTGCGCATAGGTGACGAGCGACTGCGCGTAGAAGAGGTTCAGCGTGGCCCGGGGCAGCACGCCCTTGGGCCAGGGCTGCTCGCGCAGGAAGCGCACCGCCGTCTCGTAGCCATGCAGCGCGGTGCGCAGTTGCACCGTGCGCACCAGGGCCCTCGCCCACTCCGCCTCGTCCGCGCCCTTCTTCGCCTGCTCCAGACGGGCCTCGGCGCCCTTCGCGGCCTCCTCCATCTTCTGGTCGTCCACCAACGCGTCGATGGACTTCCACGTCGGAGGGGCCTTCCCCTGCGCAAGCGATGGCGAGGCGGTCAGCAGGAGGGACAGCAGCAACAGGGCGGCGGAGGACGCTCGAGTCCAGGGAGTCCAGTGCATTGGTAGATGGGTGGCGCGGTGACGCTCAGGCGTTCCGTTTCCACCCGCCTCCTTTCAAACCGTGCATGCGGATTTCCCGCACACGGCTTAACGATGGTTGTTCACGATGCAGCTTGCACGGCTTGGGGTAGCGGATGGTTCCGCGCAACCGGTGCAGGCCATGCCCCTCAAACCACTCACGCGCCCAGTGCTTCGCCTGTCCGGGCCGCAACTTGCGCCCATATCGGCGGACCATGAAGCGTGTCAGCCTCCGCTCCACGTACTTGTCGAGCTGGGCGAATTTCCGGGCCGCGTTCCCGGTGCGGAAGTAATTGCCCCATCCTCGGAGCACAGGGTTCAGGGCAGCAATGACCACTCGCACGTCCTTCACCCCGCCGTGCTTCGCGTCCGTCAGCTCCTTCGTCCTGGCTCTCACCCGCACCATGCTTCTCTTCGAGGGCCACCGTTGAAGGTAGAAGCGGCGTATCCGCTTCTGCTCCCACAGCTTCCCCGACATCCGCTTGTGCAGGTGGCAGCCCAGGAAGTCGAAGCCTTCCTTCCCGTCGCTTAGCCCCACCCTCCGCGTCTTCTCCGGGTGCAGCGTCAGCTTCAACCGCGCGAAGAGACTTCTGACTCTCCGCTCGGCCTCCTCGACTGCCTCGCGGTCCTTGCACAGCACCACGAAGTCATCCGCGTACCTCACCAGCTCGCCCACCCGCGCGTGCTGGCGCTGCCATTCGGAGTCGAAGTCGTGCAGGTAGATGTTGGAGAGCAACGGGGAGATGACTCCTCCCTGCGGCGTCCCAGAGACTGTCTCGGAGTGCCGGCCCTCCTCCATCACCCCTGCGCGGAGCCAGCCACGCACCAGCTTGAGGACCCTCCGGTCGCAGACACGCGCTTGCACCCGCTCCATCAGCAGCCCCTGGTCGAGGCTCCCGAAGTAGTCGCGGATGTCCGCATCCAGCACGAAGTCCCACCCGCCATTGGCCTTCTCGCGGATGACCTCCAGCGCCTGCAACGTGCCGAGGCGAGGCCGGAAGCCGAAGGAGACGGGCAGGAAGTCCGCCTCGAATATCGGCTCCAGCACCAACTTCGCCGCCATCTGCGCGACGCGGTCCTTGACCGTCGGAATCCCCAACGGCCGCAGCTTCCCGTCCGCCTTGGGGATGTACCGCCTGAGTACCGGCGGGGGCCGGTACCTGCCTGCGTGGAGCGCGTCTTGAAGCTCGCTCAGCAACTTCTCGACGCCGTACTGCGCCACCGCCTCCAGCGTGACGCCATCCACGCCAGCGGCGCCCTTGTTGCGTTGCACCCGCCTCCACGCTTCCCACAGGACGTCACTCCGGTGGATTCGGTCATACAGCGCATGGAAGCGGCGTCCCTTCTGCTGCTTGGCTGCGACGTAGAGCTTCCTCTGGAGTCGTGGGACTTTCTCATCCGGCCCTGGCCGGACGGGGTGGTTGGGCCCGTGTGTCCGGACCATGCCCTCGCCCTTACCTCCCGTTGAAGCGTCACCAAAGCAGGGCCCCTTCCCTCCGGAGGCGTTATTCGTCGCCTCCCTCCTCGGTACTACGAGCCCCTCGGACTCCCGCTGCGCTCCGCTCGCTTTCGCCTTCGGCTTATACGCGCGGCCCTCGCCGGACGTCGGCTGCGCAGACGGGCCTCTCGTGTTCCGCACCCTTCCTTCAACGCGTGCTGCGCCCTCTACCCCGCCGAGACTCCGCGCGTATCCGGACTTGCCCGCGCTTCGCATGGCCTTCGCCGCGACATGCTCGGCTCGGCTCTCGGATTGTGAGTGTGACGAGGCGGCAGGCTTCACTTCGTGTTGCGGCCCGCGTTGTTGCTCCCCTCCCACGGCTTTCGCCGTGGAGGGCTTTTGACACCACGCTTCACCTTCGGGCCTCTCGACCCTCGGTGGTGGTCTGCTACCGGGCTCTCCGGCGATTACCCGTACGGGACTTTCACCCGCTGGAACGGTGCAGCATGGCACGCCTTCTTCGTCGGGACTCCCCGTCGGAACTACGGCTGTGCCTTCACGACGCACCATGGGCGGCACTCTAGACACAGCCGCCCGCTGAATCGTTCCACAATGAACGTCAGGTCGCCTCGGCCGGCGGGGCCTTGCGGCGCAGCCCCACCAGGTAGACCTCCATGCTCGCGCCGCGTGTGGCTTCCGGGCGCACGACTTTCACTTCCTCAAAGAGCGCGCGTACCTGATTGCGAAAATCCTCGAAGTCGCCGCCCATGAAGACCTTGGCGACGAAGGACGAGCCGGGCCGGCCGCGCGCGGTGGCAATCTCCAGGGCCTTGCCCGCGAGCCGCAGGCTGCGCGCCTCGTCGGTGGCCTTGATGCCGCTCGTCTTGGGCGCCATGTCGGAGATGACGGCGTCGAAGGGGCCGTCATACAGCTCCTTCAGCTTCGCGTCGAAGTCGTCCGCGAGCACGTCCAGCACCGAGGTCTGCACGTGGCGCTGCGTGAAGGGACGGATGGCGACGATGTCCACGCCGATGACGCGGCCCGAGCTCCCCACCGCATCCGCCAGAATCTGGAGGAACCCGCCCGGAGCCGCGCCGAGGTCGAGGACGACGTGCCCCTTCTTCACCATGGGGAAGCGCTTGATGAGCTCGTCGACCTTGAACGCCGAGCGGGCGCGCAGCCCCTCTTGCTTGGCCTTCTGGAAATAGTGGTCTTTAGGACGGTAGGGCTTGCCCATGTCAGGGGGGCTCCCTAGCATCCGCTACTGTCTTCGGGAAGCCGGAGCGGTCGCGGGTGTGCTGACCCGTGCAATGGCCAGTCCGGAGGACGTCGAAAATGGGCACCCGGAGCGTGACTGCGGCGCTGTGCATCTCCCTGTTGTCCGCGGGTGTGGCCGGGTACTGCTACACGCGCTCGGACGCCCTGCAGGTGCAGGGACAGTGGCTGATGGAGCGCGGCACCGCCCAGGCCGAGGACTACGCCACGCGCCTGGACGGCAAGGCGGCGGACGCCCAGCTCAAGTCCTTCGCGGAGCGGCGCGTCGTGCTGGAGCGCGCGCACCGGTGGCAGCGCGGGATGATGCTGGGAATCCTGGCGGCGGTGCTGGCCGCCGTGTCCGCGTACATGCTCTTCCTGCTCAAGCGACTGGACGACCAGTTGCTGGACGTCACGGGCGAGCTGCGTCCGTCCTCGACTCCGCCGTCCACGCCTGTCTCCTCGGAGCGCACTCCAGCGCTCGCGTCCGGCACGCAGCGCTGAAGACTCCCGCGCGCCCGTGCGCGCTGGCACAATGGCGGCCCCTTCTCTCTTGGAGGTGGCCATGCCCGGCTGCGCGCACTGTGGACGCCCGCTCGACATCATCGCCAACCAGGTGGGGAGGCGCGACGCGTGTCCCGGCTGTGGCGAGGACATCCGCTCGTGCCGCAACTGCCGGCACTTCGACCCGGGCGTGGCCAAGGAGTGCAAGGAGCCCTTCGCCGAGGTCCCCAAGGACAAGGACGGCGCCAACTTCTGCGAGCTCTTCCAGATTGGCGAGGGCGGCCTCCACGAGAAGGAGAGCCGTGACTCCCTGCTGAACGCCGCGGAGGCCCTGTTCCGGAAGAAGTGAGTCCGGGTCACCCCATGCAGAGTCAGTATTGTCGCATCTTTTCAGTGTTGATGTTTGAACACTACGTTCCCGGGGATGACCCTGCACCTGGAACGGCGTCACTTTCTGCGGCTCTCGGCGGTGGGAGCCGCCTCGTTCATCCTGCCCGTCGCGGGCACCGGCTGTGCCGGCTCACCGGGGGCGACGGCGCTCCAGGTCGGCGGGCGCGACGCGCTCGTCTACTTCGACACGGAAGGGCAGGTCCTGGAGCTGCGGCCGCGCGAGCACCGCGTGGTGGTGCGCGGCGCGGACGGCGCGGAGGTGGCCACGCTGGGTGGGTTCGGCCGAGGGGCCACGGAATTGAATGGACCTGCCGCGCTCGCACTTGGAACTCAGGGACGCGTGTACGTGGCGGACCGGGGCAACCACCGCGTGCAGGTCTACACGCGTGACGGCGCGCACGTGGGACAGGTGGGGCGCGCGGGCAAGGAGGCCGGGCAGTTCCTCCACCCCACGGGCCTCGGCGTGGACGCACAGGGACGGCTGCTGGTGGCGGACTCACTGAACCATCGCGTGCAGGTGTTCTCCGCCGAGGGCACGTGGCTGGGCACGTTCGGAGCAGGTGAGTTGCAGTTGCCACGCGGTATCGCAGTGGGGCCGGACGGGCACATCCACGTGGTGGACTCCGGAAATGCGCGCGTCGTGGTGTACGACGCGGCCTTCCAGGGCGTGGGGAGCTACGGGCACTTCGGGCGTGAGGGCTCGGGGATGATGTGGCCTCGCACCGTCGTGGTGGACAGCGCGGGCACGGCGTACGTGGCGGACAGCACCTGCAACGCAGTGCACGTCTTCGACGCGGCGGGTGACTTCGTCGAGCGGATTCCGCTCCAGCGCGAGAGCCGCCCGGCGGCGGCGGTCCACCTCGCGCTGTCTCCGACGGGAGAGCTGAAGGTGGCTGCTCGGGCCGGCAGGCCGGAGTGAGTCAGGACGCGGCGGAGCTGCACGGCCGCGTGGAATGACGGTTCCTTCCGGTGCCCATCTCCAGTCGGCCGGTCTGAATCACGGTGCGGCGGCTCTGCACGGCGGTCGCGTGGAATGACGGTTCCTTCCGGTGCCCGCTGCTGGAGGCACCGGGCACCCCCGTGCGGGCGCGACTGCTTGTCAGCGCCCGGGCGCTCCGCCGACGGCCACCGCGGACCCGAGGAATGGGAGGACGCTCGCGAAACCCCTGGGCGGCGGAGTAACGGCCATGGGGCCCGCCTCGCCCCACTGCGTGATTCCGTGCGGCAGCAGCCGGGCCAGGTCACAGCGCTGGCCGTCGAAGTCGAAGTCGAACTCCGTGCTCCACACCAGCCGCGCGGTGAAGACATTGAGCGAGAGCGCCCGGTGCGTGGCAGCCGGTCCGGCGAACGCGCCGCCCGCGACGACGCTGACGCGCCGGAACGTGGCGATGCGATGGCCGTCGGAGAACGAGTCCGGGTTCTCGAAGGACGCGCCCGCGTGCTTCGCGCTCTTGAGGTAGAGGCTGAAGTCCCCCACCACGTCGAGGCCCACCGACAGGGTGCCGTTCGTCACCTGGGTCGCGGTGAAGGGCTCGGAGCGGAACGTGAGCCGCGCCGTCGTCTCGCTCGGGCTCTTGGGGTCCGTGAAGAGCGGACCGTCGAGCCCTTCGAGGTGAAGGAAGTAGCCCATGTCCTGGGACGTCTTCCCGTCCGAGGACAGATAGAAACGGCCCGTCACGTACCAGGCCACGCTCGCGGGCAGCAGCGGAGTCATCATGCGTTCCTTGTCTCCTGCTTGAGTGCGTCGATGGGGTGCGAGCCAAGGCCCGCGTGGCTCGTATAACGCAGCAGGTGCGCTGGCCCCTTTCCCATCGGGACAGGCACTTGGGTGGAATCCGTCAAAACTGTATACTTGCGACAGACCAGTTCATGCAGCCCTGCCTGCCCGGGCCAGGCACGACGCCAACGCCAATCGTTCCTTCAGCTTGCCTCGCCCAGGCAAGCCCCTGGGGTCCAACCATGCAAAGCCTGACTGACGCTGAATGGGCGGGTGTCGCAACGACCCTGGCCGCGGAGCTGGAGGATGCGGCAGGGCATACCTACGACCTGGGCAAGTTCCACAGCCATGGGGGCTATCATGCCGAGGACCAGCTCATCGCCGCGCTGCCGGGCCCCGCACCTGCTGGTCACTATCGGTTGCTCATCGTCATCAACCGGAGCCCGTGTTCGGACATCTCCGGCATCCACAAGGCCACCGGTCATCAGCCCTGCATGGAACGGCTGATTGATTTGCAGAAGAATGGCATTGGGATGACGCATACCTTCGAGCTCGTGGTCAACTACAGACACCTGTATGGGCATAGCAACGAGGAGAGAGCGTTGAACTCCCTGGGGGTTCAGCAGGGCTCCGCTGCTGGCATTTCGTTCCTCCACGGCGAAGGGTATTACGACGTGGGAGTTGCGCAGGCTGTATCCCAGATGGAAACGTGACCGCGAAGGTAACTGCCCCCGGGCGGCGCAACGCTGCCCGGTATCATCGCGCGATGGCCGCTGCTGAACCCGAAGCCCTCCGGGCCGACATCCGCGGCGGGCGGCTCCGGGGAGATGCGCTCGCCTCGCTGCTCGAGTCACTACCCGCGTCCGAGCGAGACGCGTGGGTGGAGCGCCTGCTCGGAATCACCGCCGCGCCGGACACGGAGCACACGGGACACGGTGAGCTCATCGGCCACCATGCGAGCGGCGTGGGCGCCCTGCTCCAGCTCATTCGCGACGTGCCCATCCGTGCCAGCGATGTCTTCGTCGACCTCGGCTCCGGGCTCGGCAAGGCCACGATGCTCGTGCACCTGCTGACCGGGGCGAAGGCCATCGGACTGGAGTTGGATTCCGCGCTGTTGGACGCCGCGCGACAAAGGGCCCGGGATTTCGGCCTCGGCGACGTCGCGTATGTGCAGGGAGATGCGCGCGAGGCCGTGCCGGAAGGCACCGTCTACTACCTCTACCTGCCCTTCACCGGCGCGGCGCTCGACGCGGCCATGGCGCGCCTCGAGGCAGCCACGCGAGGACGCACGGTGGTGGTGTGCACGCTCGGGCTGGATTTGTCGCGCTGGCCCTGGCTGCGCGGCCGTGAGTCCTCCGACTTCTGGACGGGCATCTACGACCGCGTGAGCTGAAAAAGCAAAGGGACGGGAGCAACCATGCCCCCGTCCCCGCGAATCACATCACACCGTCAGCTCAGTTCTGGAACGGCGTGTTCTCGGCGAAGTACTCGTGGTTGTCCGCGTTATCCAGCGCCTGGGCCGGGTTGGAGATGGCCAGCGACTTCGCACCGCTCTGGCCGTAGACATGGTCATCCGTGCCGGCCACGACGTTGAAGTGGCTCATCTCGTGGATGAGCGTGCCGCCCTTGGAGTCGGTGCCCGACAGCGGCGCGGACCAGAAGGCCTTGCACACGTAAATCGTGTACGGCTGCGTCGGGTAGACGTAGGCGTAGTAGGTCTTCTTGCAGCTGCAGTCGACGGTGAT comes from Pyxidicoccus parkwaysis and encodes:
- a CDS encoding class I SAM-dependent methyltransferase, which produces MAAAEPEALRADIRGGRLRGDALASLLESLPASERDAWVERLLGITAAPDTEHTGHGELIGHHASGVGALLQLIRDVPIRASDVFVDLGSGLGKATMLVHLLTGAKAIGLELDSALLDAARQRARDFGLGDVAYVQGDAREAVPEGTVYYLYLPFTGAALDAAMARLEAATRGRTVVVCTLGLDLSRWPWLRGRESSDFWTGIYDRVS
- a CDS encoding NHL repeat-containing protein; its protein translation is MNTTFPGMTLHLERRHFLRLSAVGAASFILPVAGTGCAGSPGATALQVGGRDALVYFDTEGQVLELRPREHRVVVRGADGAEVATLGGFGRGATELNGPAALALGTQGRVYVADRGNHRVQVYTRDGAHVGQVGRAGKEAGQFLHPTGLGVDAQGRLLVADSLNHRVQVFSAEGTWLGTFGAGELQLPRGIAVGPDGHIHVVDSGNARVVVYDAAFQGVGSYGHFGREGSGMMWPRTVVVDSAGTAYVADSTCNAVHVFDAAGDFVERIPLQRESRPAAAVHLALSPTGELKVAARAGRPE
- a CDS encoding SAM-dependent methyltransferase encodes the protein MLGSPPDMGKPYRPKDHYFQKAKQEGLRARSAFKVDELIKRFPMVKKGHVVLDLGAAPGGFLQILADAVGSSGRVIGVDIVAIRPFTQRHVQTSVLDVLADDFDAKLKELYDGPFDAVISDMAPKTSGIKATDEARSLRLAGKALEIATARGRPGSSFVAKVFMGGDFEDFRNQVRALFEEVKVVRPEATRGASMEVYLVGLRRKAPPAEAT
- the ltrA gene encoding group II intron reverse transcriptase/maturase — encoded protein: MVRREGTAVVPTGSPDEEGVPCCTVPAGESPVRVIAGEPGSRPPPRVERPEGEAWCQKPSTAKAVGGEQQRGPQHEVKPAASSHSQSESRAEHVAAKAMRSAGKSGYARSLGGVEGAARVEGRVRNTRGPSAQPTSGEGRAYKPKAKASGAQRESEGLVVPRREATNNASGGKGPCFGDASTGGKGEGMVRTHGPNHPVRPGPDEKVPRLQRKLYVAAKQQKGRRFHALYDRIHRSDVLWEAWRRVQRNKGAAGVDGVTLEAVAQYGVEKLLSELQDALHAGRYRPPPVLRRYIPKADGKLRPLGIPTVKDRVAQMAAKLVLEPIFEADFLPVSFGFRPRLGTLQALEVIREKANGGWDFVLDADIRDYFGSLDQGLLMERVQARVCDRRVLKLVRGWLRAGVMEEGRHSETVSGTPQGGVISPLLSNIYLHDFDSEWQRQHARVGELVRYADDFVVLCKDREAVEEAERRVRSLFARLKLTLHPEKTRRVGLSDGKEGFDFLGCHLHKRMSGKLWEQKRIRRFYLQRWPSKRSMVRVRARTKELTDAKHGGVKDVRVVIAALNPVLRGWGNYFRTGNAARKFAQLDKYVERRLTRFMVRRYGRKLRPGQAKHWAREWFEGHGLHRLRGTIRYPKPCKLHREQPSLSRVREIRMHGLKGGGWKRNA